The following coding sequences are from one Triticum dicoccoides isolate Atlit2015 ecotype Zavitan chromosome 4A, WEW_v2.0, whole genome shotgun sequence window:
- the LOC119286752 gene encoding GATA transcription factor 19-like: MAAEPAADGQDPPLADAAAASGDDDAAAADALLSAASEQLTLVYQGEVYVFDPVPPQKVQAALLVLGGCEVPPGLVSMAGPTAYGEKSTTVAAKRVASLMRFREKRKERCFDKKIRYGVRKEVAQKMKRRKGQFAGRADFGDAASSSAACVSAADGEDDHFRESHCQNCGVSSRLTPAMRRGPAGPRTLCNACGLMWANKGTLRSPLNAPKMTVQHPANLNKMDSVDDDKAIVCAEPNHTTVKMDSGMSPEQEQKPELRPATEGDSMADS; this comes from the exons ATGGCGGCGGAGCCCGCGGCGGACGGCCAGGATCCCCCGCtggcggacgccgccgccgcctccggcgaCGACGACGCCGCGGCGGCGGACGCGCTCCTGAGCGCGGCCTCGGAGCAGCTGACGCTGGTGTACCAGGGGGAGGTCTACGTCTTCGACCCCGTCCCGCCCCAAAAG GTTCAAGCTGCTCTGTTGGTGCTTGGAGGGTGTGAGGTGCCTCCTGGTTTAGTAAGCATGGCTGGGCCTACTGCATATGGTGAAAAG AGTACAACTGTGGCTGCCAAAAGGGTTGCTTCCTTAATGAGGTTCCgtgagaagaggaaggaaagatgTTTTGATAAGAAAATAAGATACGGAGTGCGCAAGGAAGTTGCCCAAAA GATGAAACGGCGTAAAGGACAGTTTGCTGGAAGGGCAGATTTTGGTGATGCTGCAAGTTCTTCTGCAGCTTGTGTCTCTGCAGCCGATGGCGAGGATGATCATTTCCGAGAATCCCA TTGTCAAAATTGTGGTGTCAGCTCAAGGCTTACTCCAGCAATGCGTCGGGGGCCGGCTGGCCCAAGGACCCTCTGTAATGCTTGTGGCTTGATGTGGGCAAATAAG GGTACTCTGAGAAGTCCTTTGAATGCCCCCAAAATGACGGTGCAGCATCCCGCCAATCTGAATAAAATG GACAGTGTGGATGATGACAAAGCAATTGTTTGTGCTGAGCCTAATCATACCACGGTCAAAATGGACTCTGGGAT GAGTCCGGAACAAGAACAGAAACCAGAACTGCGCCCAGCGACCGAAGGCGACAGCATGGCTGATTCTTGA
- the LOC119286753 gene encoding folate transporter 1, chloroplastic-like: MPPGTSPPSTEAWTWENAVAGATAGFATVATFHPLDVVRTRFQVSGGRGLSDLPPYRNTGHAVYTIARSEGLRGLYAGFYPAVLGSTVSWGLYFFFYNRAKQRYLQEKDVQLRPFDHLASAAEAGALVCLFTNPIWLVKTRMQLQTPGHTSSYSGFSDALRTIRKEEGWRALYRGIGPGLLLVTHGAIQFTAYEELRKAMISAKSKQTRGDDKGSEDLLNSVDYAALGAGSKLSAILLTYPYQVIRARLQQRPGSDGIPKYSDSWHVVKETARYEGVRGFYRGITSNLLKNLPAASVTFVVYENVIKLFRATKEKT; encoded by the exons ATGCCGCCGGGGACCTCTCCGCCGTCGACGGAGGCGTGGACCTGGGAGAACGCCGTCGCCGGAGCGACCGCCGGCTTCGCCACCGTCGCGACCTTCCACCCGCTCGACGTCGTCCGCACCCGCTTCCAAG TGAGCGGCGGGAGAGGGTTGTCCGACTTGCCGCCGTACAGGAACACGGGACACGCTGTGTACACCATCGCACGATCTGAG GGCCTGAGGGGACTTTATGCCGGCTTTTATCCTGCAGTCCTGGGATCAACCGTTTCTTGGGGGCTATATTTCTTTTT TTACAACAGAGCTAAACAAAGATACTTACAGGAGAAGGATGTTCAGCTCCGTCCATTCGACCATCTTGCCTCAGCTGCAGAAGCAGGTGCTTTG GTTTGCCTGTTTACAAATCCCATATGGCTGGTGAAAACACGGATGCAACTACAAACACCCGGGCATACTTCGTCTTATTCTGGATTTTCGG ATGCTTTGAGAACTATTCGGAAAGAGGAGGGATGGCGAGCACTTTATAGAGGGATCGGACCTGGACTTTTGCTG GTCACCCATGGCGCGATACAATTCACTGCCTATGAGGAACTTCGCAAGGCTATGATATCTGCGAAAAGTAAACAAACAAGGGGAGATGACAAAGGCAGCGAGGATTTATTG AACTCCGTTGATTATGCGGCACTTGGCGCTGGTTCAAAATTATCTGCTATTCTGCTTACTTATCCTTATCAG GTTATCCGAGCCCGCTTACAG caacgacCTGGTAGTGATGGTATCCCAAAGTACTCAGATAGTTGGCATGTAGTGAAGGAAACTGCGAG GTACGAAGGTGTCCGGGGTTTTTACAGGGGCATCACGTCCAACCTGTTGAAGAACCTTCCAGCGGCTTCTGTGACGTTTGTGGTGTATGAAAATGTCATCAAACTATTCAGAGCAACCAAGGAGAAGACGTAG